A region from the Silene latifolia isolate original U9 population chromosome 7, ASM4854445v1, whole genome shotgun sequence genome encodes:
- the LOC141590570 gene encoding transcription factor RSL3-like: protein MEGYFSATVGVNEEADFMAQLFPNSNNLSAHYNHLESNNYHNNSNNNNANSSSYYSSDSSNNSNYNSPSNYRNPHVVGYYQMDYFSDNSNLDQQHYNNHHVNSGAPIDFLQCHMEDDNEVKPGEGDSFEESPVDEVVEDVKKCHSSENLKKRSKPSDIQKEKRNVKAKKSQKLTLSGGDGDEEENEGRVNGQSTSNGSLEDDCSSKGAAAAALNSNGKTRASRGSATDPQSLYARKRRERINERLKILQTLVPNGTKVDISTMLEEAVHYVKFLQLQIKLLSSDEMWMYAPIAYNGMNLGLDFNNLSIPR from the exons ATGGAGGGATATTTTAGTGCAACAGTTGGTGTTAATGAAGAAGCTGATTTTATGGCACAATTATTTCCTAATTCTAACAATTTAAGTGCTCATTATAATcatcttgaatcaaacaattaccataataatagtaataataataatgctaattcAAGTTCATATTATTCTTCTGATTCAAGCAATAATTCTAACTATAACTCACCAAGTAATTATAGAAACCCACATGTTGTTGGGTATTATCAAATGGATTACTTTAGTGATAATAGTAATCTTGATCAACAACATTATAATAATCATCATGTTAATTCCGGCGCGCCGATAGATTTCCTTCAATGTCATATGGAGGATGATAATGAAGTTAAACCAGGTGAAGGTGATAGCTTTGAAGAGTCTCCTGTTGATGAAGTTGTTGAGGATGTTAAAAAATGTCATTCTTCTGAGAATTTGAAGAAAAGATCCAAACCTTCTGAT ATTCAAAAAGAGAAGAGGAATGTGAAGGCAAAAAAGAGCCAGAAACTAACACTGAgtggtggtgatggtgatgaGGAGGAGAATGAAGGCCGAGTTAACGGACAAAGCACAAGCAATGGGAGTTTAGAGGATGATTGCAGCTCGAAAGGAGCTGCTGCCGCGGCACTTAATTCTAATGGTAAAACAAGAGCCAGTAGAGGTTCTGCCACTGATCCTCAGAGTCTATATGCCAGG aaaagaagagaaaggatTAATGAAAGACTAAAGATCTTACAGACCCTTGTGCCTAACGGAACAAAG GTTGATATCAGTACTATGCTGGAGGAAGCTGTGCACTATGTCAAGTTTTTACAGCTTCAAATTAAG CTATTGAGTTCAGATGAGATGTGGATGTATGCACCAATTGCTTACAATGGGATGAACCTTGGACTTGACTTTAATAACCTCAGCATTCCTAGATGA